TCTTAAAATTATTTGTATTACTACGATTACTTCACGTATTATACGCCCGAATTTAACCTAAAGTAAATAATATAGCTCACTATTTTTTTTATTTTTTTGTAAAATGAAAATAAAAATACGCACCGGTGTCTTTTTTCGGTGCGTATTTATATATTTAATAGGTATGAACGTATTTAAAATGATGTGTTTCATCTACAATTTTAAAACCTATTTTTTCGTATAACAATTGAATTTGTTCATGCTTTTTGCTGTCTACATGTATGCGAACCGTTTGGACATCTTCATGTTTAAATGCTTCCGTCGTCGCATAGTGAATCATCTGAAAGGCAATGCCTTGTTTTCTATAATCGTGATGAGAGGCTAAGTATGGAATTGTTGCTAACTGTTCAGACGTTTGGATGGACGAATAAATGTATCCTTTAACTAATCCTTCAGCGATATATAGATAAAGTGCGTGATTGTCACCAAGCGTATGAATGATGTCGTCAGCGGAAATATCACTATCTTTAAAGCTGTTAGCATGTAATTTATGAAATGCATAATAATATGGTTTACTATACGGTGTCATTTGATGATGCTCATCAATTGCTAATGGGGGTTGCTGAATTTCTAATGTGTAATGTGTCTTAACGTATCCCGCATGTAATCTTTTAAGTTTACTATTATTTAATTGATGATCTTTATGAAGGGCGATATGACAAAATTGTACATCAGGATGATTACTTAATAGTAACTTCCACATTTCTTCAAGTGCATTTAATGTTTCATCAGACGTGTCGTTAACAATTGGTCCCCACACATTTACTTCGTGTGTATCTATTTTTTCGAAACCAAGTATGCCAACAATTTCCTGATTGTCTTCCATATAATAGAATGATTGCTCGTCAAAGGTATTCGTTAATTTTAACTTTATTTCATCCAATGTGCGTGGTATAAACTCTACATAGTTTTTATTTTCAGCATTTTTGTCTAAAATATACGTTGAAATTTCATCAATATGATTAAGTGGCAGAATGTTCACGATAGTCACTCCTTAAATATTCCCGCTTATTTTCCTCTATTATACGATTATTTATTCGTTTATAAAAGTTTTTCATAGCTTTAGAACCATTTTTATTCATGTTATAATAATGCGAATGTAAAAAAGAATGGGTGAATAATATGAAAGCATTAGTTCTTGCAGAGAAACCTTCAGTTGGTCGTGATATTGCTAAAGCATTAGGTATACATGATCAAAAGAAAGGATATTTTGAGAATAAACAATATATCGTAACATGGGCGCTAGGTCA
The Mammaliicoccus sp. Dog046 genome window above contains:
- a CDS encoding GNAT family N-acetyltransferase, producing MNILPLNHIDEISTYILDKNAENKNYVEFIPRTLDEIKLKLTNTFDEQSFYYMEDNQEIVGILGFEKIDTHEVNVWGPIVNDTSDETLNALEEMWKLLLSNHPDVQFCHIALHKDHQLNNSKLKRLHAGYVKTHYTLEIQQPPLAIDEHHQMTPYSKPYYYAFHKLHANSFKDSDISADDIIHTLGDNHALYLYIAEGLVKGYIYSSIQTSEQLATIPYLASHHDYRKQGIAFQMIHYATTEAFKHEDVQTVRIHVDSKKHEQIQLLYEKIGFKIVDETHHFKYVHTY